A genomic region of Chryseobacterium sp. KACC 21268 contains the following coding sequences:
- a CDS encoding thymidylate synthase gives MQNYLDLLQHIIDNGTDKTDRTGTGTRSVFGYQLRYDLSKGFPLVTTKKVHLKSIIYELLWFIKGDTNTKYLTDNGVSIWNEWADENGDLGPVYGAQWRSWSGADGKVVDQFSEVIEQIKKNPDSRRLIVSAWNAAEIPNMALAPCHALFQFYVADGRLSLQLYQRSADVFLGVPFNIASYALLLMMVAQVTGLEVGDYVHTFGDVHIYNNHFEQVNRQLSRETRPLPTMKLNPEIKDIFDFDFEDFTLENYDPHPGIKAPVAI, from the coding sequence ATGCAAAACTACCTTGATTTACTTCAGCATATTATAGATAACGGAACCGATAAAACCGACAGAACCGGAACTGGAACACGAAGCGTTTTCGGTTACCAATTGCGTTATGATTTGTCGAAAGGTTTTCCTTTGGTGACGACGAAAAAGGTTCATTTGAAATCGATAATTTATGAATTGCTTTGGTTCATCAAAGGTGATACGAATACCAAATATCTGACGGATAACGGCGTTTCCATCTGGAACGAATGGGCAGATGAAAATGGCGACCTAGGTCCTGTTTATGGTGCGCAATGGAGAAGTTGGAGCGGTGCTGACGGAAAAGTGGTTGACCAATTCTCGGAAGTGATTGAGCAAATCAAAAAAAATCCGGATTCCAGAAGGCTGATCGTTTCTGCCTGGAACGCTGCGGAAATCCCAAATATGGCTTTGGCACCTTGTCACGCCTTATTTCAATTTTATGTTGCGGATGGGAGATTGTCACTTCAGTTATACCAAAGAAGTGCGGATGTTTTCTTGGGCGTTCCGTTCAACATTGCGAGTTATGCACTTTTATTGATGATGGTGGCGCAGGTTACAGGACTTGAAGTTGGCGATTACGTACACACATTTGGTGACGTTCATATTTATAATAATCATTTCGAGCAGGTTAACAGACAGCTTTCCCGAGAAACCAGACCGTTACCAACAATGAAACTGAATCCTGAAATCAAAGATATTTTTGATTTTGATTTTGAGGATTTCACTTTGGAAAATTATGACCCACATCCGGGAATCAAGGCGCCGGTGGCGATATAA
- a CDS encoding glucose 1-dehydrogenase, with product MKILDNKVALVTGAGSGIGLAIAKLYAKEGAKVIVSDINEEHGKSAVEDIKSTGGEATFVKADTSNPEQVEALIKATVDAYGRLDIACNNAGIGGEQATTGDYSIDSWKKVLNVNLDGVFYGCKYQLSQMEKNGGGVIVNIASIHGTVAAPLSSAYTAAKHAVVGLTKNIGAEYGKKNIRCNSVGPAYIETPLLESASGDMKEALIAKHPMGRLGKSEEVAELVLFLSSEKSSFMTGGYYLVDGGYTAV from the coding sequence ATGAAAATTCTTGACAATAAAGTAGCTTTGGTTACAGGTGCAGGTTCCGGAATCGGACTTGCCATCGCAAAATTATACGCAAAAGAAGGTGCAAAAGTAATTGTATCAGACATCAATGAAGAACACGGAAAATCAGCAGTTGAAGACATAAAGTCAACTGGCGGAGAAGCGACTTTCGTAAAAGCCGACACATCAAATCCGGAACAGGTTGAAGCCTTGATAAAAGCAACCGTTGACGCTTATGGCAGATTGGACATCGCCTGCAACAACGCTGGAATTGGTGGTGAACAGGCAACCACAGGAGATTACAGCATCGATAGCTGGAAAAAAGTTCTGAATGTGAATCTAGATGGCGTTTTCTACGGTTGCAAATACCAATTGAGTCAAATGGAGAAAAATGGTGGCGGCGTTATCGTAAATATCGCATCAATCCACGGAACAGTTGCGGCTCCACTTTCGTCCGCTTACACTGCTGCAAAACACGCCGTTGTTGGATTGACAAAAAATATTGGTGCAGAATACGGAAAGAAAAATATCCGCTGTAACTCAGTGGGACCTGCTTATATTGAAACGCCTTTGCTGGAAAGTGCGAGTGGCGATATGAAGGAAGCACTGATTGCGAAACATCCAATGGGAAGACTTGGGAAATCGGAAGAAGTTGCGGAATTGGTCCTGTTCTTAAGTTCAGAAAAATCATCTTTTATGACGGGCGGCTATTATCTTGTGGATGGCGGTTACACGGCAGTTTAA